The segment AGTATAGTCTTTGAGCCAACCCATAGCTTCTCCTGCGTAAAATTTATTTGTCGGAATTACCTTGTCTCTTTGGAAGGTTATTGAAATCGGCGTCGAAGAATATCTCCTGCTCTGTCATGCCGAGCTCTTTTGCAATTTTTGTCATGAAGTAGGCCGAGGGAGTATGCTTTCCCTTAACCCATTTGTTCACTAAGCTTTTATCGACACCAATTCTTCTTGCAAGCGCGCTTTGGCTGATATTTCGCTCGTATAATAATTTTTCAAGTTTCGTTCGAAAAGAGGTCATACGAGAGCTCCATAGTATTAACAATTAACTGAAAGGTTAATAAAACTTTTAGCGGTTGTCAACTAAAGTTGTCAAAAGTTACTACTGCAAGTTTATAATTATCTTATGAGCGATAAATTAAAGGCCAACCGTACGTATAAAGATTTTCCTGAGGCTCTCAGAGAACTTATGGAAGCCAGGAACTTTAGCTTTCCTAAGCTCGCAAGAGAAATAGGGCGGCAGCTTTCAACCACATATCTTCATAACCTTGCCTCTGGCAAATCCAGACCGACAGAAGAAAATATCGAGGTAATTGCCAGGGGCTTAAAGGTTAATCCTTCGTATTTTAAAGAGTACCGGGAGTATCAGGCTAAGCGTGAGATAGACAGAAATCCATATATTGCCGATCTTGTTCTTGATAAGGAGACAATCAAACTTACGGCCGAATTTGCAAACCTCAGCAATGAGGAGAAAAAACAAGTTTCTCAATTGATAAAGGAAATCAAATCCAGGTATCGCACCAGAAGAGACAGTAAGCACTGGTAGCATAACAATTCGCCCTCCCGTAATCCCACCCTTCAAGGGCAGGAATAAAAAAGGTAGCAGAATCCCTAGTCTTCGCCTTCTGCTTTCTAATTTCTACTTGCTGGCCTTATGGGCCGTAGCGAACTTATGTTTGCACGAACATATTTTTGTGTTATATTTAATGTGTTAGCTTATGGTTGCCTTCAAGTACCGATAGACGCTTTTTAGGAGGAACGCATGGCCCAAGACAACTTGACCGACCGCCAGCGGCAGATTCTTGATTATATCCTTGCGGAGATAAACAGGAAGGGCTATCCCCCATCGGTTAGAGAGATAGGTCAAGCAGTCGGTTTAACATCAAGCTCGACCGTGCACAGCCATCTGGCGGCACTTGAGCGCAAAGGATATATCAGGCGCGATCCGACAAAGCCGAGAGCTCTTGAGGTAATCGACCTTAGGCTTACCAACAAAGGCATCAGTCCTGATAAGGTAAAAAACGTTCCCCTGGTGGGCCGAGTCGCTGCTGGCACTCCTCTTTTCGCGCAGGAAAACATTGAAGACAACTATCCCCTGCCAGTTGATATAGCTGGCGAAGATTCCTTTATGCTTAAGGTAAAGGGCGATAGCATGATAGAGGCCGGAATCCTGGATGGTGATTATATAATCGTGCGGCAGCAGGCAACAGCAAATGACGGCGATATAGTTGTCGCGCTTATTGATGATGAGTCGACGGTAAAGAGGTTCTACAAGAAGCGCGACCGCGTCGTTTTAAAAGCCGAGAACAAGTCGATGGAGCCTATCATCGTAAGAGATGTTAGAATTCTGGGTAAAGTCATCGGCTTAATCAGAAAGTTCTAGGGCTTTAGTGTATGATAATTTCTAGGCCTTAGCGTATGATGAAAGATGAGAATTCGGCTGTGCTCTCCTCAGGCACGTCAACAACAATATCTGTGCCTTCTTCTGTGTGGTGCTCAGAGTGAACCAATCCTGCACTATACAGTTTTTGGATTGCCTCGCCGTGTGTGTAAGGGATTAAAAGGTGCAGGCGCACCATTCCTTTCCGCATGACCTTATCGATAGCCTTTTTTAAGTCATCCAGGCCGATTGATTTTTCGGCCGACAGTTGGACGGCATCCGGGTAGACTTTATTTAACCGCAACTTATCGGCTTCGGCCACAAGATCGATTTTATTAAGGATAAGAATCTGTGGCTTACCGTCCGCCTCAAGCTCTTTTAAAACATCCTCGACAGCTTTAATTTGGGCTTCGAGCTGTGGGCAACTTGCATCCACGACGTGAAGCAGCAGATCTGCCATTCTTACCTCATCTAGAGTCGACCTGAATGCTGCTATAAGCTGGTGTGGAAGTTTCTTAATAAATCCGACGGTATCGGAGATGACGACCTCTTTTCGGTGATTATCTAGACTTAGCTTTCGCGTGGTTGAGTCAAGCGTTGCAAAGAGCTTGTCCTCTACGAGCACATCTGCACCGGTAAGCGCATTGATAAGCGTAGATTTGCCTGCATTTGTGTAGCCGACCAGTGCGATACTGTATACTCCTTGTTTCTGACGCTTTTTTCTTTGGGTTGAGCGGTTTTGCTTTAGCTCTTCGAGCTCTCTTGTGAGGCGCTGTATGCGCTTTCTCATAAGCCGCTTATCAGTCTCAAGCTGCGTCTCGCCTGGACCACGCAATCCAACACCACCGACGACTTGGCGCTCTAAGTGTTGCCACATGCCACGCAGTCTTGGTAATAGATAATTAAGCTGGGCCAGTTCGACTTGAAGTTTGCCTTCGGCTGAATGTGCGTGCTGGGCAAATATATCAAGGATAATACCAGTGCGGTCGATTATTTTGACTTTGCTGATAATTCCCTCGAGGTTTCTTTGTTGCGACGGGCTGAGGTCTACGTCGAAGACTACAAGATCGGCTTGCTCAGCTCTAGCAAGCTGCATGACTTCTTCGGCCTTCCCGGGGCCAATAAAAGTGCGCACGTTGGGTTTATCAAGCCGCTGCATGGTGCGCCCAACTACCTTGGCTCCTGCTGTTTGGACTAGCTGTCCGAGCTCATTTAATGTCTGCTCAGCTTCCCACTCGGATTCATTTCCAAGCTGCACGCCGACAATGATAGCCCTCTCAACTCTTTTTATATGGTTATCGAGTACCTCTTTAATGCCTTTCGCCTCTCTGTTTTATACTTCTCATACCAATAATACAGCAATACTAGAGTATAAAAACTAGGATTCATAAACAATGGACGATGGATAGCTACCAGCTACCAGCTTTCATCTGCCAGCCAATACAACAAGAGCTGATAGCTAGTTGCTGAAAGCCGATAGCGCTTTAGAGCGAATCCTTAATTCGCTCTAAAGCTTCTGCTAGACGGTCATCCTTGACACTCAGACATATTCTGATGAATCCCTCACCCGATGGCCCATAGGCGTTTCCGGGCGATACCACGACGCCCGCGCTATCTAACACATGCGTTGCAAAGCTTGCAGACGTATAACCCTCTGGCACTCTCACCCACACATATATCGTTGCCTTCGGTTTGTGAGCTCTAAGGCCGAGTTTTTCAAGCGCATCCATGACCATATC is part of the Bacillota bacterium genome and harbors:
- a CDS encoding helix-turn-helix domain-containing protein; amino-acid sequence: MSDKLKANRTYKDFPEALRELMEARNFSFPKLAREIGRQLSTTYLHNLASGKSRPTEENIEVIARGLKVNPSYFKEYREYQAKREIDRNPYIADLVLDKETIKLTAEFANLSNEEKKQVSQLIKEIKSRYRTRRDSKHW
- the lexA gene encoding transcriptional repressor LexA; its protein translation is MAQDNLTDRQRQILDYILAEINRKGYPPSVREIGQAVGLTSSSTVHSHLAALERKGYIRRDPTKPRALEVIDLRLTNKGISPDKVKNVPLVGRVAAGTPLFAQENIEDNYPLPVDIAGEDSFMLKVKGDSMIEAGILDGDYIIVRQQATANDGDIVVALIDDESTVKRFYKKRDRVVLKAENKSMEPIIVRDVRILGKVIGLIRKF
- a CDS encoding helix-turn-helix transcriptional regulator — translated: MTSFRTKLEKLLYERNISQSALARRIGVDKSLVNKWVKGKHTPSAYFMTKIAKELGMTEQEIFFDADFNNLPKRQGNSDK
- the hflX gene encoding GTPase HflX; the encoded protein is MKEVLDNHIKRVERAIIVGVQLGNESEWEAEQTLNELGQLVQTAGAKVVGRTMQRLDKPNVRTFIGPGKAEEVMQLARAEQADLVVFDVDLSPSQQRNLEGIISKVKIIDRTGIILDIFAQHAHSAEGKLQVELAQLNYLLPRLRGMWQHLERQVVGGVGLRGPGETQLETDKRLMRKRIQRLTRELEELKQNRSTQRKKRQKQGVYSIALVGYTNAGKSTLINALTGADVLVEDKLFATLDSTTRKLSLDNHRKEVVISDTVGFIKKLPHQLIAAFRSTLDEVRMADLLLHVVDASCPQLEAQIKAVEDVLKELEADGKPQILILNKIDLVAEADKLRLNKVYPDAVQLSAEKSIGLDDLKKAIDKVMRKGMVRLHLLIPYTHGEAIQKLYSAGLVHSEHHTEEGTDIVVDVPEESTAEFSSFIIR